Part of the Micropterus dolomieu isolate WLL.071019.BEF.003 ecotype Adirondacks linkage group LG22, ASM2129224v1, whole genome shotgun sequence genome is shown below.
AGTAAGCGAGGTATAGCTCACGACATGAGCAAAAAAAGTCACATTACAAATTATTACACAAAGACTTTACCTTTAATTTATTAGCTTTCCTCTGAACCTCTATTGCCAGACATCCAGCAGCCACatgctgtaaaaacacaaacagctatGACGCAGTatttgactctctctctctgtataaaATATTTGCACTGAGTGTATTTCAGTTGAAACAGATGTGGACTCACAAATAGGCTTGACCACACTGGTGTTGTCATGGAGACAGAGCAGTTGTAGCTCACACATGCATGGGTGACTGTGGTTAGTATGCAAGCTAAGCCACTGAGGATCTGTACCACCTGAGGGGAAACACAACAAATGAAGCAGCAAGACAGTTTAAAAAGCTACGAAAAACTGTTAACCAACGGTTTGTACAAGCCCACGAAAAGTAGAATCTCACCCCAGTCACCAAAAGTCTGGTTTTAACCACTGTCCCAAACCAACGATGAATCCTGACATTGATCAGCTCCCCGTGATTGTTAACCTGGGTCAGAGGGGGGGTGGAGGGTGTCTCTTTGAAAAACACCTGGTACAGCCCCTCCTGAAACATGTTCTGCGTCATCTGTTGTGCAAGAGCAAAGTTAActtgtagaaaaacaaaatggatgTTGAAAAAGCCCTACCTATATTTTATTCCTGCATGCACAACAGTCCAACACACACCTTTGATTACGATGTCACACTTGATTTCAGCCAGTGTGTGAACACTTACCTTCCCCCAAATATTGTAAAGCTTTAACTCATTTATCCACAGGCCCTCATATCAACAGAAAATGTCATCTCGATGAAATAGGAAAAATCCGTTTTTCTCAGTGCTGCTGTTATTCCTCAGTGTCATACAATAGATCCAGAGGGTCAAAGTTCACTTGAGTTGGATGATAATGGATGGTTGAAGTCCACTCTTGAGGAAGCGATTCAAGGAAATCATTGGTAATGACTAAAGAGCTTGTCAGCTTGAAGGCAGCTTCTTGACTGGTTTAATTTTTGAGACAGAATGAGAGTATATTTTGTGACACTCATTACATCCTGACCCTAACCACCCTAACCATTACATTCATAGAGCACAAGAACCAAAATACAAGttcacaaataaaaactattttatttgtGAAGCAACATTTAAACACACTCTCAAAAAGGATTTTAACAATTGAcaacaaaataatgttaaaaacatGTAATAAGATTCAATGAAGGTAAACATAACAGGTTAAAGATATTATATTAAagaatgtgaaaaaaacatgattataAAGATGACACAGAAAGCCTGTGCTATTTAGCTTTTTGTCGGATATAAATTATAGATATTCCTTCAAAACCCCAAGACCATCTGGGCCATTCACATTTAAAGGTACAGTATACAGGATCAGTATCTCATCTATAtacaacaataattaaaaaaaatctggatTCACAGTTAATATGACCaagcaggaaaataaaaatgttaaataggAGAGGCCCTATGAGCGCGCTCTGAGGAACTACACAGATAGACACTGGAGAGAGGAGACACTGATCAAAGAGGTAGTGGTTGTATTCTCATTAGTGCCCAAGTGTAAATGTTTAGTGGTACCATTACATCAATATGAATTTATTACGATAATTTCTTCATACATGCTGAGGTAGAGTCTAATGTTAGTGCTCTGTGAGCTCCATCACAGGCCCACCGATGCAGTAAGCCCTATGCTACAAACACAGTATCCAACTCAATGTGTTCCACTTAGAATTCAGGTAAGATAAAATGTTACATGTTGCTCATTATCATCAgaatgtttacttttatttgtgtGATCAGATTTTGGCATAAAAGTATAGTAATAATATGACATCATGGAAACAGCAATGTGTGGAATATTTTGGTAATCAATAAGAGAAGTATACACATACTATTAAATATCATTTGGTGTCAGTTCTGTCATTGTTTACCTGCAAATTCCAGCAACAAGCCTGTGCAATGAACACGCTACTACACAACTGTTTCTGACTTTAGCATGACTGAAGGCACAAGTTTCATAGGAGGGGGTAATCTAATTATTACCACagcatgtgctgctgtgtgtcatGGTTTCaccctctccttcctctgtttTATCAGTCTCATGCTGCATCACTAATATCTTGTTACTCCACACTTGTTATTCCCCACCCACCTACCAGCTGTCCTCAGTGAGCTTTCCACCTCTGCAATTGATTGGACCACTCATCTTCTTGCAGGCGCTTAGCCAGTGTCCATCCCTTTACTAAACTGTCTATGTTGCTTTGTTGCTTAGGTGTCTAATTGTCTAAAGCAAAAGTATTACAGTGTGAGGTCACTACCTAAAAACTGAACGAgggaaaaattatttttgttctaTGTGTGATGAAACATTGGCACTTTTGGACACGAATATTTCTATTATCCTAGGTAAGCAGACATCTGACAGCGCAGATGTCTGCTAACAACACCTGCATTttaaacctcctcctcctcatcgtAGTAAAAGATACTGACTCTGGGTGCGTCTTCAAGAAGAGGGACATCCTTCACtgccctcctcttccttctcagcaacaacagcagcagcagcagcaacaagagCAGTAATTATGGTCAACAGAAAAATCTGAGCAACCAAATACAGAAGTGacccaaaaccaaaaccaattTAAGTGAGTAAGAAAGACCTGCTACATATGCATAAGACCAAAAATTGCTACCACAGCTGAGGTTGTGAGAGAAAGAATGTGCAGACGAGGGTCAGAACTGGGATGAAGCAGGTAGGGACAGCCCCTTGGCATTGGCACACTTCTGTTTCCAGTGTGTTGTCTTGGTAGAGCATGCCAACATCATAGATATGCATCAGCACATAACAGTCACAAGGTGAAAACTCCCGTTTGCCACGTTGCATGCAGGAGAGGAAAAGGTGCAGAATTAACACTTGAGGAGTGCTTGGATAGAGTTTTGAGTAAATATTTGCTTTGGTACACGTGTCAAGAAGAGTTGGACTGTGTCTTCTTCAGTACTCAGCCACCTGGCATGGTCAATGTGAAGTTTATATCTGAAGTCAAGAGAAACAACCTGATTAGAAGGCAAACAGGACAGTGTGGATGCACGTCATCTGAGTGTAAACAtgtgtatgcttgtatgtgttaTTGTTGCCAAAGGTGCTATTTCCTGGCTGTGTATGGCTCTTTGGCTCTGAGGTCAGCCACAGAACTGAAACTGAGGTCTCGTTCTTGTCCACGACTGTTACAGTCAGTGACTGTGGCTGTCGAGGATGACACTGGTCCAGAAAACTGCACCTCATTTGTCACCGCCACAGGAATGCTGTAAAGACAGGAATGTTCTCAAAGTCCAGCTCCTCTATATCAGCAGCCTCAATGATCAGCTTGTACTCTGAATGAGTCTAACACAGCAAAGTGAGTTACAACGGAAATTTGGAAtaaaaaagtcttgaaaagagAAGAGTAGTGCTCTCATTGTATAATTACATTACCTCTCTGTCCAGTGCATCTGCCATCACACTAATTGTTCTTTGGGCATTTGAGGCATCTGAGCATTTATCCTGTACTTTCTTCATTGCTGTTACCTTTATGACTGAATCATCTGCTGAAGGAAACAATACAACAATGACTATTAGGACTTTAAATTCTAGAAATTTAGGAAGtagatttttataattttatctTTCTCTCACCAATGTCAGCGCTTTAGCTCGCTCTGCCATACAAAGGGTGGTGATTGAATTTTGGAGCATTGACATTTTTGTCAATGACACTGATAattcctgtacctaaaaagtctgcagtgtctagtctgaacgactaccgccctgtggctctcacccctATTCTggtgaagtgctttgagaaactggttcttcagcacataaagtacaacatcccagccagtctggaccctcaccagtttgctttcagaaccaacagatccacagaggatgctatctccactgccctccactcagccctcacacaccttgagaaaaacaacacctacatcacaatgttgtttgtggatttcagctcagcattcaacacaatctcccccatgaagCTGATCTGCAAACTCAGCTCTAtaggtttaaatacaacactctgcaacttcctcacaaacagactgaggtggagcaggtgaatagtttcaggttcctgggaatcagcatcacagagaacctgacatggtcacatctccacacaaaaacagaattgCTTGATACGTAGGTTTTGCTtttcacaaaagaaaaacacactaaAAGATGTTCAGACCACAGGTTTTAAACACTAGATGAAGACAAAAATCTAGTGGAAAACAAAAgccaataaataaacattataaatataaaatgatataCAGTTGGGCTAAGCAATAAAGACAgttatctttttgttttagtgGCCCAGTTGTATGTAAACGTATCTTATTACCTCAACATTTAACTCTCTTGGCACAGCAAAAAAACTCACCCTCAGAGTCCTGTTGTTCCCCATCACCTCATTCAGAATAGAAACCTTACAGATCATTCTTCCACCCTCACTAAACTGACCCTTTGAGGTGGATCTGCTGCTTTGCTCCAATGGCAGCTAGCCAAGTTTGTGGCATTTAATAACCCTCCTTATTAAGAGGTTTTCACCTTCAGAGTTCCCCAGTCAGTATGAGTAACGTATCATCTTCCAGACTCAGCGCTATCTGTATTTGTTCTTTTAACTGCATGTGGCTTCAGTAATCATGTGGTCACTGTGCTTTACTTTTCTCCTTATGATGCTAACAAAGTAGTTTTTTGTAGTAGTGAAAGGTTTGTGAAGAACAGGTCAGGCACTGTCAGACATGCAGGTACGTGTGCGGTGAAGCTTGCCCCTTTTTTGGCCAGCGTTAGGATGCACCTGTCTGAGAATAGCAGCGTTTACATAACACTTTAGCATCGGATAGACACGCTGCAACTAATATCCTGgcagtttattttgagacttCTTCTGCCTTGCCTctgtatttcatttcattcacttTTTCCCCCAAATTTCGCTGtgataaaaaaatacacaagcaaaacaaaacaatttcttgATTGTTTAATATGAAGCATCTACAACTTTCCTCCAGTGAGGGGAGTGTCAACTTCAGAAAATCCAACAGTCGCACAGAAAGCAGtacatttacataaaatgaATAGTATATTTCACAGTTTACACGTAGGTAAAGTTAACAGGAAAAAGATGTCACATAATGATAGTCTTAAGCAAACTGTAGACAAGGAACAAAGTGTCTGTAGCCTTGTAATTACTGCCAACATTTCCACTACTCACCTGTTACTCAAGTGATATCTATAAAATGTCCATAAAGAATACACTGAAGGACCAATGACCTGATAGATGCAACAATTAAGAATATGTAACCTAAGTTAAGTCTATGGAACAgtgatttgtttttacagttcacATACACTTTATAACACTGAAATCTGTCCTTTCATTTCAAGTATatagaaattaattaatgtaacAGGTTGTCATTTTTCCCATAAAATGACAACctggagaaaatgtttttctatgaTCTTTCCCAAAGCTAATGCCGAGTGAAtttcttttgggtttttttcatcTCTGTCCGTCATCGCAAAAATCCTTCCATTAGCTGTGGTGCAGTCTGGCCAGGTCAGAGTTCAGATACACCACAGTAGCTGTGATGTCGTCCCTGTACATTCGAGCCAGGTCCTCTGGCAAAGTGAGCATAGAGGCCAGTCTCTCCTGGCAGAGTTCTCCATACTCCCCAGTGCCAAGAGCATGTCTGATGAGGTGCGTGGCAACGTTGGTGTCTAAGGCGGGGGAGGCCCGGGCCCGGCGTTTCAGCAAGAGTTCATGAATCTGACCCAATTTCAGCTGCCTCTCAGATGGAGAAACTGGAGCCTggaaaaaagaaaggacagtTAAGAAGATACATTCGcaggataaaaacacaagaaaaattaCCACCGGTTTATATAAAAGCGGTGTACTATGAATCAGGGGACAAACAACGCACGTCACTTTCACTCTACACACATACCTGTAGGTGAATCCCACTGAGGTGCTCTCCAACGAGTCGTACAGCCTCCTCGCTCCCCAGTTCATCCCACAGCCCGTCAGTGCCGAGGATCAGGAAGCGGTCCTGAGGTCTCAGTTTGTGATAGGTTATCTCGGGGGCCACATCCAGATAGGGTGGCGTTAGGTAGTTAGGTGGCGTGTACTGGTACAGGTTCAGAGAGTCCACGTCCACTCCTGATTCCAGGCTGGCTAAAATGCTCTGCTGCAACTCATGGCTCCACTTGAATCTTACATCACCAAAGGCACGCAGGGGCATCAGGACCTGACAGCACGGTAAAAGCTTAGGACCTGGGACTTAATTTCTAAATTCAGCAGTCAACAAATTGTACAGTGCCTGTTAAGTGTTGTGCAGAACTCTCACCCCGAGCAGTCTGTCATCAGTGACCACCGTGTCTCTCTCTGAGGGTGGGTGCTGGGCCTTGAGCCGCTCCACCTCAGCTAGGTTCTGTGAGTTGTGGTCCTGGGAAAGGGGCAAAGCGCTCCATGAACCGTCCTCCTCTTGCACCCCCAATACTGCTCGGCAGTCACCGGCATTCGCCACGTGGATCCCATCTGTGCCAACATGAGCCACACAGGCGGTGCAACCGGCAAACGCAACCTGGACAGATAATGATACCTGTGTATTAACATTGGGTGACCTTGAATACAGTGAAGTAACAAAGAAAGGCATATGTTATTACCTGGATGGCTGTGCTCTTCATTAGGTCACTGGAAAGGGGGACTTGAGCCTCCAAGGAGATGTCAGCGTCCAGCCGCTTGAAAGCGCAATCCAGAGCTTCTGGAGGACTTAAAGAAAAGTGAGATGATGGAAGCATATAAAAGAAAAGCCAATCACACGTaggtatatatgtgtatgtagaTAGCTATGTATAAGACATACAGGCTTCTTCTTCTTACCTCAAGCCTTGACCATGTTCCTCGTTGTCAAGTAATTCTTGCCAGAAGACTCTGAGGTGGTCGATGTAGAGTGAAGCAGATTCACGGTAGTTAAAGTCTGCATGGTGTTTGTACCACTGCAAGATGGGAGGAACAGGTCTGCTATTCTCCATGCATTTCTCAAGCACCTCCAGGCTCAGCTTTGGCATCATTGCAACTGCAATGTAGTACAAAAGCCGCTCGCTGACAGCCTGGGCACAAGCCCAGCCCCCATGGCCGTCAAACACGCCAAAGAGCA
Proteins encoded:
- the pdp2 gene encoding pyruvate dehydrogenase [acetyl-transferring]-phosphatase 2, mitochondrial produces the protein MSGRVYASILKKASGCTLTLNSSNVTSFQTRPAHPCHFSSWGCTSRADLLGFSVGESGNWSQSWRHLSTHQDLDYQLSRVQINSILRANEQTVSVPEFDGRGLSAVRKFESNQLAANTPNEDRRSAATCLQSKGMLFGVFDGHGGWACAQAVSERLLYYIAVAMMPKLSLEVLEKCMENSRPVPPILQWYKHHADFNYRESASLYIDHLRVFWQELLDNEEHGQGLSPPEALDCAFKRLDADISLEAQVPLSSDLMKSTAIQVAFAGCTACVAHVGTDGIHVANAGDCRAVLGVQEEDGSWSALPLSQDHNSQNLAEVERLKAQHPPSERDTVVTDDRLLGVLMPLRAFGDVRFKWSHELQQSILASLESGVDVDSLNLYQYTPPNYLTPPYLDVAPEITYHKLRPQDRFLILGTDGLWDELGSEEAVRLVGEHLSGIHLQAPVSPSERQLKLGQIHELLLKRRARASPALDTNVATHLIRHALGTGEYGELCQERLASMLTLPEDLARMYRDDITATVVYLNSDLARLHHS
- the si:dkey-30c15.13 gene encoding uncharacterized protein si:dkey-30c15.13, which encodes MFQEGLYQVFFKETPSTPPLTQVNNHGELINVRIHRWFGTVVKTRLLVTGVVQILSGLACILTTVTHACVSYNCSVSMTTPVWSSLFHVAAGCLAIEVQRKANKLKIIALMGLNLFSLLFGFSALLANSLRPAQPIALSTIQQRAGSTVAKGSSIAFSLQCILASVFILFLSWRGLRRYSCPHSQAYSRLSQHPDETNGPLLEQEEFNL